In Pedobacter sp. WC2423, the following are encoded in one genomic region:
- a CDS encoding UbiA prenyltransferase family protein has product MTVKKKAGFKDYIALARPDSWVKNIFMVPGMLFALSVFKTPIDSHLFFKIIVGIISTCLIASANYVINEYLDADFDRFHPLKKNRSSVVYTVNPKLVYLEYGVLVIIGLSLAYLISYKFILLSAFLLFMGVIYNVRPFRSKERVFLDVLSESVNNPIRFGLGWFIFSPALGAPDSKWDFDWINTFPPTSIIVAYWMGGAFLMATKRFAEYRMIGNPETAGQYRRSFKFYTENSLLVSMFFYAITSAFFMGIFLIKDRIELLVSFPFFALLFSWYLRIGLLNDSPVQGSEKLHTRKWFMLYLFLFTALLCILMFVDIPWLYWFLKNASNY; this is encoded by the coding sequence ATGACGGTTAAAAAAAAGGCGGGTTTTAAAGATTATATAGCCCTCGCCCGCCCGGATAGCTGGGTAAAGAACATTTTCATGGTACCCGGGATGCTGTTTGCATTATCCGTATTTAAAACTCCTATAGACAGTCATCTGTTCTTTAAAATCATTGTCGGGATTATCAGTACTTGTTTAATCGCATCGGCAAACTATGTAATCAATGAATACCTGGATGCGGATTTCGACAGATTTCATCCTTTAAAAAAGAACAGGTCTTCCGTTGTATATACGGTAAACCCAAAGTTAGTTTACCTGGAATACGGTGTTTTGGTAATTATTGGCTTGTCATTAGCTTATCTGATCTCCTATAAATTTATACTCCTTTCAGCATTTCTTTTGTTCATGGGGGTTATTTATAATGTAAGGCCTTTCAGGAGCAAAGAGCGTGTATTTCTTGATGTACTCTCTGAATCAGTTAATAATCCTATCCGTTTTGGTTTAGGCTGGTTTATATTTTCTCCCGCACTAGGTGCTCCGGACAGCAAATGGGATTTCGACTGGATCAATACTTTTCCTCCAACCAGTATCATTGTTGCCTACTGGATGGGAGGTGCATTTTTAATGGCTACTAAACGTTTTGCAGAATACAGGATGATTGGAAATCCTGAAACAGCTGGTCAGTACCGGAGATCGTTTAAGTTTTATACCGAGAACAGCTTACTGGTCTCCATGTTTTTTTATGCGATTACCTCTGCCTTTTTTATGGGTATTTTCCTGATTAAAGACAGAATAGAATTACTGGTTAGTTTTCCGTTTTTTGCTTTGTTATTTTCCTGGTATCTCAGAATTGGATTATTAAACGATTCTCCGGTTCAAGGTTCCGAAAAACTACATACACGTAAGTGGTTTATGTTATATTTATTTCTTTTTACGGCATTGCTTTGCATTTTGATGTTTGTTGATATTCCATGGCTATATTGGTTCCTTAAAAACGCATCCAATTATTAG
- a CDS encoding ArnT family glycosyltransferase produces MNYIELVTHPLDYQQKAPIGFLWSVKTCIYLLGTNEMVLRLFPMLCGIVSIVLFIPVAKYFLRPLAAVTAVAILAMAPPLVFHSVEIKQYSTELLATVLILYIYIRYQHRLTWGSLLTWGLSGAVILWFSYSSIFILAGIATGISCKNLYRRDWKLFFRQLVPFLLWVAGFALNYLLFTHKHAESKWAAEWFDFYHYFMPLPPVNMEELRWYPAALYHLIAYPLGLSWKLYTGNSVLLKAILNTPWLPLIGLFYGIWLFIQEKKYALILLFPFLFMCLASGLKLYPLNERFWVFICPLLLLFIVKGIDQIGSFFKSERMKLLLFILLIAAPVYSAVQTLAYPDEFIIHKRSFQKQALAYINSQFKPGDLVYVYWNDLPGYRFYKHTYPYNFTALEGGDYRKISTSYPDYLNHLQKDFKSFEGKKRIWVIYNHLILTDIGDEIDQPAWYYLKNVNPTDRLMSHLSTLGKQENVYTSFDVKVSLITLKP; encoded by the coding sequence ATGAATTATATTGAGCTGGTAACACACCCGCTGGACTATCAGCAAAAAGCCCCGATTGGTTTTTTATGGAGCGTTAAAACATGCATTTATCTTTTAGGGACGAATGAAATGGTATTGCGTCTATTTCCTATGCTGTGCGGTATAGTTTCAATTGTGCTGTTCATTCCTGTAGCCAAATATTTTCTTCGCCCATTGGCAGCAGTAACGGCGGTTGCCATTTTAGCAATGGCTCCTCCCCTTGTTTTCCATTCCGTTGAGATTAAACAGTATTCAACTGAGCTGCTGGCAACCGTACTGATCTTGTATATTTATATCCGCTATCAGCATCGGTTAACCTGGGGATCACTCCTGACCTGGGGGCTTTCAGGAGCAGTAATTCTCTGGTTTTCTTACTCTTCTATATTTATTCTGGCTGGAATTGCGACTGGCATCAGCTGTAAAAATCTTTACAGAAGAGACTGGAAATTATTTTTCAGGCAACTCGTTCCTTTTTTATTATGGGTAGCTGGTTTTGCCCTGAACTACCTGTTATTTACACACAAACATGCGGAGTCTAAATGGGCAGCTGAATGGTTTGATTTTTATCATTATTTTATGCCATTGCCACCAGTCAACATGGAGGAATTGCGTTGGTATCCTGCGGCTTTATATCATTTAATAGCATATCCGCTTGGCCTGAGCTGGAAATTATATACTGGAAATTCTGTTTTGCTTAAAGCAATCCTGAATACTCCGTGGTTACCTCTGATCGGGTTATTTTACGGAATATGGCTTTTTATTCAAGAGAAAAAATATGCGCTGATCCTGCTATTTCCTTTTTTGTTTATGTGCCTGGCTTCAGGCCTTAAACTTTACCCTTTAAATGAACGGTTCTGGGTTTTTATTTGCCCTTTGCTCCTCCTCTTTATTGTCAAAGGAATAGATCAGATTGGTTCTTTTTTCAAATCTGAGCGAATGAAACTGCTGTTATTTATCCTCTTGATTGCAGCACCAGTTTACAGCGCCGTACAAACACTGGCATATCCGGATGAATTTATCATTCATAAAAGATCTTTTCAAAAACAGGCACTGGCTTATATCAATAGTCAGTTTAAACCGGGTGACTTAGTTTATGTGTATTGGAATGACCTGCCTGGCTATCGTTTTTACAAGCATACTTACCCTTATAATTTTACCGCGCTCGAAGGAGGAGATTACCGCAAAATTTCAACCAGCTATCCGGACTACTTGAATCATTTACAAAAGGATTTTAAATCATTTGAAGGAAAAAAAAGAATCTGGGTAATTTATAATCATCTTATTCTAACGGATATTGGCGATGAAATAGATCAGCCTGCCTGGTATTATTTAAAAAATGTAAACCCTACAGATCGCCTGATGAGCCATCTCTCCACGTTAGGGAAACAAGAAAATGTTTATACGTCATTTGATGTAAAGGTTAGTTTAATTACGTTGAAACCTTAA
- a CDS encoding SusC/RagA family TonB-linked outer membrane protein, protein MRKNYKLIFVVTHSFQQKAFLLLFMLAISVCTYAQQQTRIIKGKVTDESNGGLPGVTVRVKGTKSATSTNQDGNFTIQVSGPQDILVFNMLGTLTKEVTAGNSQNLNITLVTDSKQLKDVVVIGYGTSSKKDLTGAVTSVNSEEFNQGVMTSPAQLLQGKVAGLNVTKSGDPNAKPSTILRGPSTLREGAAQEPFYVIDGVPGASIDLLAPADIESIDILKDASSTAIYGSRAANGVIIVTTKRSKGGQSRLSYSGYGAVESVSKKYDMLSGPELRQYLKDNKQVLNPIDDDGSDTNWQKMLERTGYSQNHNLSYGGSGASSEYGASVNYFDNQGILKNTSLKRTIVRAYVNQRFFNDRLKLGLTITNSATTGNDIYQTQALSNMLFYLPTVSPFNADRTYKENYDRTGSGTRNPLSIVDNNSIKNVNNKTLINGMAQVNILSGLKFTASLSTQKDQNNASSYLNSQSGLARGVNGQAIKADVLNKSEVIEGYFNYDKVFGQHSLKLLAGYSWQEDRTNDGFGVTTQGFSNDNLGANNIFLSNPSLLSQITFANSPISTLRLISFYGRAQYNYKEKYLFQASLRKDGSSAFGINSRWGLFPAVSAGWRIIGEDFMKSVPVISDLKLRAGYGKSGNSLGFDAFSALLVYGTPATSSKYLNNGVISNAIGPVRNENPNLKWESTATANIGLDFGLFGNRVTGSVDYYIKKTSDLIYSEYAVSTTQYFLPTITANVGKIKNTGIELSLNALVVKTKDFSWNTSPNIAHNKNVVETLSDDFYKISYIQTAVLGGKGQSGNYSQIIQPGEALGTFKLWNYAGKNAAGVSTYVNAAGQTIATQPLTSDAKVAGNAQPKYIYGWGNSFTYKKLDFSFLVRGVLGNKILNATAAGLNTPADAKLQNIPRSTLGESFNDGNAYLISDRYLESGSYLRLDNATLGYSIKPKVQTIKAIRLYVTANNLFVITKYTGLDPEINIGGLTPGIDNNNYYPKTRTFSLGINASF, encoded by the coding sequence ATGAGAAAAAACTACAAATTAATTTTCGTGGTTACCCATTCTTTTCAGCAGAAGGCATTTTTGCTGCTATTCATGCTGGCCATCTCTGTCTGTACTTATGCACAACAACAGACCAGAATTATTAAAGGAAAAGTAACTGATGAAAGCAATGGCGGTTTACCTGGCGTTACTGTCAGGGTTAAAGGAACTAAATCAGCTACCTCTACTAACCAGGATGGTAATTTTACGATACAGGTCAGTGGTCCACAAGACATCCTTGTATTTAACATGCTTGGAACCCTCACCAAAGAAGTAACAGCTGGTAACAGTCAAAACTTAAACATTACACTCGTTACCGATAGTAAACAGTTAAAAGACGTAGTTGTAATTGGTTATGGCACTTCAAGTAAAAAGGATTTAACAGGGGCAGTGACTTCTGTAAATTCCGAAGAGTTTAATCAGGGGGTAATGACGAGCCCTGCGCAATTGCTGCAAGGTAAGGTAGCCGGATTAAATGTTACTAAAAGTGGTGACCCAAATGCAAAGCCATCTACTATATTAAGAGGGCCATCTACTTTACGTGAAGGAGCAGCACAAGAACCTTTTTACGTGATTGATGGTGTTCCCGGAGCATCAATCGACCTGTTAGCACCAGCTGATATAGAAAGTATAGACATTTTAAAAGATGCTTCTTCTACTGCTATTTACGGTTCAAGAGCTGCAAACGGAGTAATTATTGTCACGACCAAAAGATCAAAAGGAGGACAATCCAGACTTTCTTATAGTGGATATGGTGCAGTAGAAAGTGTGTCTAAGAAATATGATATGCTCAGCGGACCAGAATTGCGTCAGTATTTGAAAGATAATAAACAGGTCTTAAATCCTATTGATGATGATGGATCTGATACCAACTGGCAAAAAATGCTGGAAAGGACTGGTTATTCACAAAATCATAACTTGTCTTATGGTGGTTCGGGCGCATCTTCTGAATATGGTGCAAGTGTCAATTATTTCGACAACCAGGGAATCCTGAAAAACACATCTTTAAAAAGAACGATTGTCCGTGCTTATGTAAATCAGCGGTTTTTTAATGACAGACTTAAATTAGGTTTGACGATCACCAACAGTGCTACTACTGGTAATGACATTTATCAAACTCAGGCACTCTCCAACATGTTGTTCTATTTGCCTACGGTAAGTCCTTTCAATGCGGACCGGACTTATAAAGAAAACTATGACAGAACAGGTAGCGGTACAAGAAATCCACTGTCAATTGTAGACAATAACAGTATTAAAAATGTAAACAATAAAACCCTGATCAATGGGATGGCACAAGTGAACATCTTATCCGGTTTGAAATTTACAGCAAGTTTATCTACGCAAAAAGATCAGAATAATGCGAGCTCTTATTTAAACAGCCAGTCGGGACTTGCCAGAGGAGTAAATGGACAGGCCATCAAAGCTGATGTGCTGAATAAATCTGAAGTGATAGAAGGATACTTTAACTATGATAAAGTATTTGGTCAGCACAGTTTGAAATTACTTGCTGGTTATTCCTGGCAAGAAGACCGGACTAATGATGGTTTCGGTGTAACTACGCAGGGATTCTCCAATGATAACCTGGGTGCAAACAATATCTTTTTATCTAACCCATCTTTACTTTCACAAATTACATTTGCCAACTCGCCAATCTCCACGCTGAGATTAATCTCATTTTATGGCAGAGCGCAATACAATTACAAAGAGAAATACTTGTTTCAGGCCTCTTTAAGAAAAGATGGTTCTTCTGCTTTCGGTATCAATAGCCGCTGGGGATTATTTCCGGCAGTATCTGCGGGATGGAGAATTATTGGAGAAGATTTTATGAAAAGCGTACCTGTGATCAGTGATCTGAAATTGAGAGCCGGTTATGGTAAATCAGGAAATAGTCTTGGTTTTGATGCGTTCTCTGCTTTATTGGTTTATGGAACACCTGCAACGAGCAGTAAATACCTGAACAACGGGGTCATCAGCAATGCAATCGGCCCGGTAAGAAATGAGAATCCAAATCTGAAATGGGAAAGTACTGCGACTGCCAATATTGGATTGGATTTTGGTTTATTCGGGAACAGAGTTACAGGCTCAGTAGATTACTATATCAAAAAGACCTCTGACCTGATCTATTCTGAGTATGCTGTTTCTACCACGCAGTATTTTTTACCTACCATTACTGCCAATGTGGGCAAGATCAAAAATACAGGTATTGAATTATCTTTAAATGCTTTGGTTGTAAAAACAAAAGATTTTAGCTGGAATACTTCACCAAATATTGCGCACAATAAAAACGTAGTAGAGACATTATCTGATGATTTCTACAAAATCTCTTATATACAAACCGCAGTATTGGGAGGTAAAGGACAATCTGGAAATTATAGTCAGATTATACAGCCAGGAGAAGCACTGGGAACTTTCAAACTTTGGAATTATGCAGGTAAAAATGCCGCAGGTGTAAGTACCTATGTCAATGCAGCCGGACAAACGATTGCCACTCAGCCTTTAACATCTGATGCTAAAGTTGCAGGTAATGCACAGCCAAAATATATCTATGGATGGGGCAACAGTTTTACCTATAAAAAATTGGATTTCAGTTTCCTTGTACGCGGAGTATTGGGAAATAAGATCTTAAACGCTACTGCGGCCGGTCTGAATACACCTGCTGATGCTAAATTACAGAACATTCCAAGATCTACACTGGGTGAATCTTTCAATGATGGAAATGCTTACCTGATTTCTGACCGTTACCTGGAAAGTGGTTCTTATTTACGTTTGGATAATGCTACGTTAGGTTATTCCATTAAACCAAAGGTGCAGACCATTAAAGCGATCAGGCTTTATGTAACGGCAAACAACTTATTTGTAATTACTAAATACACTGGACTGGATCCGGAGATTAACATCGGAGGTTTAACACCTGGTATTGATAATAACAACTATTATCCTAAGACCCGCACCTTCAGTCTCGGTATTAACGCATCATTCTAA
- a CDS encoding GMC oxidoreductase — MKYDYYDLIIVGTGFSSTFFLKKYLEKNKGVKKILVLERGQLFPHSERLKLKRGELADSPASGNSWEDQIINKTPEKRWPFTTAFGGSSNCWWGCTPRFMPSDFKMKTLFGVANDWPVTYEELDPYYEEAEEIMAISGPEGTPFPKKSKYPLPPHNFSPIDKILNQKYGNQYISQPTARASRGTKGRNQCMANSSCDVCPVDAKFTIENSGIDVYQNAQVELLYGAQVYRLETAGNVAKKVCYVKDGKDYEIAGEVIVLGANPMFNSNILLNSGDRNPLTGKGFGEQLGMQVLIYLDNLKNTGGSTWVNANGYMLYDGNHRKDYAACLIETNNAPYNIRLERGKWLNMTSFRMIFEDLPLVTNYITTTSDKLVPEINFKGGRSDYALKGMENMKKVLPGILSCLPVEKLKFLDPFPNEGHILGGTRMGKTAADSVVDKNMVHHQYRNVFVLGSGSFTTFSASNPTLTLSAMSLYAADHSF; from the coding sequence ATGAAATACGATTATTACGATTTAATTATTGTCGGTACCGGCTTCTCTTCTACATTTTTTCTGAAGAAATATCTGGAAAAGAATAAGGGAGTGAAGAAGATTCTTGTGCTTGAACGCGGACAGTTATTCCCGCATAGTGAAAGATTAAAGCTCAAAAGAGGGGAACTTGCTGATTCCCCGGCTTCTGGTAACTCGTGGGAAGATCAGATCATTAATAAAACCCCGGAAAAAAGATGGCCTTTTACTACCGCTTTTGGAGGAAGTTCCAATTGCTGGTGGGGATGTACACCGAGATTTATGCCTTCTGATTTTAAAATGAAAACGTTATTCGGGGTAGCAAATGACTGGCCGGTCACTTATGAAGAGCTTGATCCTTATTATGAGGAAGCAGAAGAAATAATGGCTATTTCCGGGCCTGAAGGAACACCTTTTCCTAAGAAAAGTAAATACCCGCTTCCACCTCATAATTTCAGCCCGATAGATAAAATACTGAATCAGAAATATGGCAATCAGTATATCAGCCAACCTACTGCAAGAGCAAGCAGAGGTACAAAAGGAAGAAATCAATGTATGGCCAACTCAAGCTGTGATGTTTGTCCGGTAGATGCTAAATTCACCATAGAGAATTCTGGTATTGACGTTTATCAGAACGCACAGGTAGAGCTTTTATATGGCGCACAGGTTTACCGCCTGGAAACCGCAGGCAATGTGGCAAAAAAAGTGTGTTACGTGAAAGACGGAAAGGATTATGAGATTGCCGGGGAGGTTATTGTTCTGGGGGCTAATCCAATGTTTAATTCGAATATCCTGTTAAATTCGGGTGATCGTAATCCATTGACTGGTAAAGGATTTGGAGAGCAGCTTGGCATGCAGGTTTTAATTTACCTGGACAACCTGAAAAACACCGGCGGCAGTACCTGGGTAAACGCAAATGGTTATATGTTATATGATGGCAATCACCGTAAAGATTATGCTGCCTGTTTGATCGAAACCAATAATGCACCTTATAATATCCGGCTTGAAAGAGGTAAATGGTTAAACATGACTTCTTTCCGGATGATTTTTGAAGATTTACCGCTGGTCACAAATTATATTACCACCACTTCAGATAAGCTGGTTCCTGAAATCAATTTTAAAGGCGGCAGATCCGATTATGCGCTGAAGGGAATGGAAAATATGAAAAAAGTTCTTCCGGGAATTCTATCGTGTCTTCCTGTTGAAAAATTAAAATTCCTGGATCCTTTTCCTAATGAAGGACATATTTTAGGAGGTACAAGAATGGGTAAAACTGCGGCAGACAGTGTAGTGGATAAAAATATGGTTCACCATCAATACAGAAATGTTTTTGTACTGGGCAGCGGTTCGTTTACTACTTTTAGTGCCTCAAATCCAACGCTGACGCTATCAGCTATGTCATTGTATGCTGCAGATCATTCATTTTAG
- a CDS encoding HAD family hydrolase, which yields MNVIDWGKIKVLILDVDGTLYNQSGLRRKMLFALLKYYLVRPLQLKDLLILYFFRSEREKRAGYCSNDLEVEQYQWCAAKVNIPLERIKNVVSKWMFEFPNPYLYACRYAELYPFLQLLKGHQVKVAIYSDYKATDKLKALRVEADLVVASTDARINCLKPKPIALFHIMEHFDVNSAECLYIGDRDELDGICADQAKIGYLNINKYNSGTLYTVLANSLREHYK from the coding sequence GTGAATGTTATAGATTGGGGGAAAATAAAAGTACTGATTCTTGATGTAGACGGTACTTTATACAATCAGTCCGGATTAAGAAGAAAAATGTTATTTGCCTTGCTAAAATACTATTTAGTGAGACCGTTACAACTCAAAGATCTTCTGATTTTATATTTTTTTCGTTCAGAACGTGAAAAAAGAGCGGGTTATTGCAGTAATGATCTTGAAGTTGAGCAATACCAGTGGTGTGCAGCTAAAGTAAATATACCTTTGGAAAGGATTAAAAATGTCGTTTCGAAATGGATGTTTGAATTTCCAAATCCCTATTTATATGCTTGCCGATACGCTGAATTATATCCATTTTTGCAGCTGTTAAAAGGGCATCAGGTCAAAGTGGCTATTTACTCAGATTATAAGGCAACTGACAAGCTAAAAGCTTTAAGGGTTGAAGCTGATTTAGTGGTTGCATCTACTGATGCACGGATTAATTGTTTGAAACCGAAACCAATAGCGTTGTTTCATATCATGGAGCATTTTGATGTTAATTCAGCAGAATGTCTTTATATAGGTGACCGTGACGAACTGGATGGAATATGTGCTGACCAAGCCAAAATAGGCTACCTCAATATCAATAAATATAACTCAGGTACTTTATATACAGTGCTTGCAAATAGTTTAAGAGAACATTATAAATAA
- a CDS encoding RagB/SusD family nutrient uptake outer membrane protein, whose protein sequence is MKQIFLLTAAFAAMLATVSCTKLDVKVESQYVKDNFPTTDADYAALYGTMYSNLSSQFGVPYFRMQEMSTDAAILPARDGNFDDGGQYRQLHYHTWTFDHPNVKTIWEWGFGGINNCNRLISVTNASSASDAKKASGVTEIKTMRALYYFLMMDLYGNIPIIDKFPVEAGALPGTTSRDKVFEFIEKELLAVIPNLPQKTGANQKLFYGKPTRGMAFALLAKMYLNSQVYTGKPRYTDAVAMADSVMKNTTYQLDPKYADIFDVNNGPQITETIFAIPYDQQIPGNQMTRFGFYPALATAYGITGVGFSISMSTTPEYYDRFNLANDIRKSFWLVGPQFAPDANRKPDKTKPVYIAGTTQQIVLTRDLILKPGKPMDVGNTVADQSKGIRSVKYWPDVNAIQATRLNGNDMPFLRLADVMLMKAEAILRGASPTAVNGEMQTPLALVNKIRARAGAEAATSVDLESLLDERARELSWEAWRRNDLIRYGLFEKEYPLQNDVLSMNKDVARRLYPIPATELQLNSNLRQNPGY, encoded by the coding sequence ATGAAACAGATATTTTTATTAACGGCGGCATTTGCTGCCATGTTAGCCACTGTCTCCTGCACAAAACTGGATGTAAAAGTGGAATCTCAATATGTAAAAGATAACTTTCCTACTACTGATGCTGATTATGCGGCTTTATATGGAACCATGTACTCTAACCTTTCTTCTCAGTTTGGAGTACCTTATTTCAGAATGCAGGAAATGTCCACAGATGCTGCGATTTTACCAGCAAGAGACGGAAATTTTGATGACGGCGGGCAGTACAGACAGTTGCACTACCATACCTGGACATTTGATCATCCTAACGTAAAAACAATTTGGGAATGGGGATTTGGAGGAATTAACAACTGTAACCGTTTAATTTCGGTGACCAATGCTTCTTCAGCATCAGATGCAAAAAAAGCTTCCGGAGTAACAGAAATAAAAACGATGCGCGCATTGTACTACTTCCTGATGATGGATCTTTACGGTAATATTCCTATCATCGATAAGTTCCCGGTAGAAGCAGGCGCTTTACCCGGCACAACGAGCAGAGATAAAGTATTTGAATTTATCGAGAAAGAATTGCTGGCAGTTATCCCTAATTTACCTCAGAAAACAGGAGCGAATCAGAAGTTGTTTTACGGAAAACCAACACGTGGAATGGCTTTCGCTTTGCTGGCTAAAATGTATTTGAATTCACAAGTATATACAGGAAAGCCAAGGTATACAGATGCCGTAGCTATGGCTGATAGTGTAATGAAAAATACAACTTATCAGCTGGATCCTAAGTATGCTGATATTTTTGATGTCAATAATGGTCCTCAAATCACAGAAACAATATTTGCTATTCCTTATGATCAGCAGATTCCAGGTAATCAGATGACCAGGTTCGGATTCTATCCTGCACTGGCTACTGCTTACGGGATTACAGGAGTAGGTTTTAGTATTTCTATGAGTACCACACCAGAATATTATGACCGCTTTAATCTGGCAAATGATATCAGAAAAAGTTTTTGGTTGGTTGGGCCTCAGTTTGCACCAGATGCGAACAGAAAACCTGATAAGACAAAGCCGGTATACATTGCAGGTACAACACAACAAATTGTATTGACACGTGATCTGATTCTTAAACCAGGTAAACCCATGGATGTGGGTAATACTGTAGCTGATCAGTCAAAAGGAATCCGTTCGGTTAAATACTGGCCGGATGTGAATGCAATACAAGCTACCCGTTTAAACGGTAATGATATGCCTTTTTTACGTTTAGCAGATGTCATGCTGATGAAAGCAGAAGCTATTTTGCGTGGTGCTTCGCCAACAGCAGTAAATGGAGAAATGCAGACTCCACTTGCTTTAGTGAATAAGATCAGGGCAAGGGCAGGTGCAGAAGCAGCCACAAGTGTTGATTTGGAATCTTTACTGGACGAAAGAGCAAGAGAGCTGAGTTGGGAAGCCTGGAGAAGAAATGACTTGATTCGTTATGGTTTGTTTGAGAAAGAATATCCTTTACAAAATGATGTACTTTCAATGAATAAAGATGTTGCGAGAAGACTTTATCCGATCCCTGCAACTGAACTGCAGTTAAATTCCAATTTAAGACAAAACCCAGGTTATTAA
- a CDS encoding phosphatidylinositol-specific phospholipase C1-like protein — protein MIKTVSSALLLFVFPLLIPKDGDNLPINKIQVIGSHNSYKKAIDPHLFDVFRKKDSVSASKIDYEHIGVTEQLDLGLRNLEIDVYADAKGGKYAHPRGLSWAKDQAPYDVAKEMDAPGFKVFHIQDLDFRSDFLTLKGGLAKLRKWSDAHPDHTPVFITLEAKDNKIKGEGFSDPEQFTAETFDALDKALLDGLGIDKIITPDVVRGNYKTLEAAVLKDNWPLLSAARGKFLFILDQKGEKMELYIKGHPSLKNRVLFVNAAAGKPEAGMMIINNAKDPMIPQLVKKGYIIRTRADSDTQEARRNDRSNFDAACASGAQIITTDYYLKSTHFKSDYVVSFKDDKYFRVNPLFK, from the coding sequence ATGATAAAGACAGTTTCCAGCGCATTGCTATTGTTCGTATTTCCATTATTGATACCAAAAGATGGGGATAATTTACCAATTAATAAGATCCAGGTTATTGGATCACATAACAGTTATAAGAAAGCGATTGATCCTCATTTGTTTGACGTATTCAGGAAAAAGGATTCTGTATCGGCCAGCAAGATAGACTATGAGCATATTGGTGTAACCGAACAACTTGATCTTGGGTTAAGAAATCTTGAAATTGATGTTTATGCAGATGCAAAAGGAGGGAAATATGCACATCCCCGGGGATTGAGCTGGGCAAAAGATCAGGCTCCCTACGATGTAGCTAAAGAAATGGATGCACCAGGTTTTAAAGTTTTTCATATTCAGGATCTGGATTTCAGAAGTGATTTTCTGACCTTGAAAGGCGGATTGGCAAAATTGAGAAAATGGTCGGATGCACATCCGGATCATACCCCGGTATTTATCACACTGGAAGCTAAAGACAATAAAATAAAAGGGGAGGGTTTCAGTGATCCCGAACAATTTACAGCAGAAACATTTGATGCGCTGGACAAGGCATTGCTGGATGGACTTGGCATAGATAAGATAATCACACCAGATGTGGTGAGAGGAAATTATAAAACATTGGAAGCCGCAGTCTTAAAAGATAACTGGCCTTTACTTTCAGCAGCAAGAGGAAAGTTTCTTTTCATTCTTGACCAGAAAGGGGAGAAGATGGAACTTTATATCAAAGGTCATCCTTCACTAAAAAACAGGGTATTATTTGTAAATGCTGCTGCCGGCAAACCTGAGGCTGGCATGATGATCATCAACAATGCTAAAGACCCAATGATTCCTCAGCTGGTTAAAAAAGGGTATATTATCCGTACCCGTGCAGATTCTGATACACAGGAAGCGCGCCGTAATGACCGCTCTAATTTTGATGCAGCATGTGCTTCGGGAGCCCAGATCATTACTACCGACTATTATTTAAAGAGTACTCATTTTAAATCTGACTATGTAGTGAGTTTTAAAGATGACAAGTATTTCAGAGTGAATCCGCTTTTTAAATAA